A genome region from Marinobacter panjinensis includes the following:
- the hpaI gene encoding 4-hydroxy-2-oxoheptanedioate aldolase, which translates to MELPKNRFKQGLATGETQYGLWLGLPDNSAAEIAAAAGFDWLLIDGEHAPFDLRTIMSHLQAMAPYDVAPVVRCVEGNTALIKQLLDIGVQTLLVPMVEDAEQAKQLVKAVRYPPDGIRGLGTSLARAARWNQIPGYLKKANDEICLIVQVETASAMENLDEILAIEGVDGVFIGPSDLSASMGYIGDAGNREVVDTINKGLHRIRTAGKYAGLLCPDPSLAESYIRQGANFVGVGVDTLILANETRKLAQRFKQGAPVQDDKPQAGY; encoded by the coding sequence ATGGAACTGCCCAAAAATCGTTTCAAACAGGGTTTGGCCACCGGGGAAACCCAATATGGGCTCTGGCTGGGCCTGCCGGACAACAGCGCGGCCGAAATCGCCGCGGCAGCCGGTTTTGATTGGCTGCTGATAGATGGCGAACACGCCCCATTCGACTTGCGCACCATAATGTCTCACCTGCAGGCTATGGCACCCTACGACGTCGCCCCGGTTGTACGTTGTGTCGAAGGCAATACTGCGCTGATCAAGCAACTGCTCGATATTGGTGTGCAGACGCTACTGGTACCAATGGTAGAGGACGCGGAGCAAGCGAAACAGTTGGTAAAGGCGGTTCGCTATCCACCGGACGGCATTCGCGGCCTGGGCACCTCGCTGGCCCGCGCGGCCCGCTGGAATCAGATACCAGGCTATCTGAAAAAGGCCAATGACGAGATCTGCCTGATCGTCCAGGTGGAAACCGCCAGTGCCATGGAAAACCTTGACGAAATTCTCGCCATTGAGGGTGTCGACGGAGTGTTCATAGGCCCATCCGACCTGTCCGCTTCCATGGGCTACATCGGCGACGCGGGTAACCGGGAGGTGGTCGACACCATCAACAAGGGCCTCCACAGGATACGTACTGCCGGCAAGTATGCCGGCCTGCTCTGCCCCGACCCATCTCTGGCGGAAAGCTACATCCGCCAGGGTGCCAATTTTGTCGGTGTCGGTGTCGACACTTTGATCCTGGCCAACGAAACCCGAAAGCTGGCGCAGCGCTTCAAACAGGGCGCACCGGTTCAAGACGACAAACCTCAGGCCGGCTACTAG
- a CDS encoding fumarylacetoacetate hydrolase family protein — MTANTLVHSKLVCVALNDKSQLTALEGTFNEAPYKKPPTQPVLYYKPRNTWNVDGAEVEWAKDFDGSDVTAMAVGASLGVVIGRETCRVSQAEALDYVRGYTIVSDFSLPEENYFRPDIKGKCLDTSAPVGPEIVPADTIANPDALTVTIRVNEEQKSAFALADMQRSVAELISTISWIMTLQPGEIIAVGFAGDRVPVAQGDRVEATIEGVGTLTNTLGGA, encoded by the coding sequence ATGACAGCAAACACCCTGGTTCACAGCAAGCTGGTCTGCGTCGCACTGAACGACAAGTCCCAGTTGACTGCTCTGGAGGGGACATTCAACGAAGCCCCCTACAAGAAACCACCGACCCAGCCAGTGCTGTATTACAAGCCGCGTAACACCTGGAATGTTGATGGTGCCGAGGTGGAATGGGCGAAGGACTTCGACGGCAGCGACGTTACAGCCATGGCCGTTGGCGCCAGCCTGGGCGTGGTCATTGGCCGCGAAACCTGCCGCGTCAGTCAGGCTGAAGCACTGGATTATGTCCGTGGCTACACCATCGTCAGCGATTTTTCGCTGCCGGAAGAAAACTACTTCCGCCCCGATATCAAGGGCAAATGCCTGGACACTTCCGCGCCGGTCGGCCCGGAGATCGTCCCGGCCGACACCATCGCCAACCCGGACGCCCTCACTGTCACCATCCGTGTTAATGAGGAGCAGAAGAGTGCGTTTGCGCTGGCTGACATGCAGCGCAGCGTTGCCGAGCTGATCAGCACGATCTCCTGGATCATGACGCTGCAGCCGGGGGAGATCATCGCCGTCGGCTTTGCCGGTGACCGTGTTCCGGTTGCCCAGGGTGACAGAGTGGAAGCAACCATCGAGGGTGTCGGCACCCTGACCAACACACTGGGAGGTGCCTGA
- a CDS encoding fumarylacetoacetate hydrolase family protein, producing MRHARIIFDGRELDIDIDTNDRITTTDGEVLDVALDSNDITWLAPVKDPGTIFALGLNYADHATELSFEPPKEPLVFIKHANTLTGHKQVSYRPDNIEFQHYECELVAVIGKTGKNIRREDAMDYVAGYTVCNDFAIRDYLENYYRPNLRVKSRDSLLPMGPWIVDREDVADANNLRLTTEVNGKITQDGSTSDMIFDVPFLVEYLSKIMTLNPGDMIATGTPHGVVDMQPGDTVICTIENICSLETRIVSEKEYFGDKY from the coding sequence ATGAGACACGCACGCATCATTTTTGACGGCCGTGAGCTGGACATCGACATCGATACCAACGATCGCATCACCACCACTGACGGCGAGGTGCTGGACGTTGCACTGGATTCGAACGATATCACCTGGCTGGCGCCGGTAAAGGACCCCGGCACCATCTTCGCGCTGGGCCTGAACTACGCCGACCACGCCACCGAGCTGTCGTTCGAACCGCCCAAGGAACCACTGGTTTTCATCAAGCATGCCAATACCCTGACCGGGCACAAGCAGGTCAGCTACCGCCCCGACAACATCGAGTTCCAGCATTACGAATGCGAACTGGTGGCGGTGATCGGTAAAACCGGCAAGAACATCAGGCGCGAAGATGCAATGGACTATGTTGCCGGCTACACGGTCTGCAACGACTTCGCAATCCGCGACTATCTGGAGAACTACTATCGCCCCAACCTGCGGGTAAAGAGCCGGGACTCCCTGTTGCCGATGGGACCGTGGATTGTTGATCGCGAGGACGTGGCGGACGCCAACAACCTGCGCCTGACTACCGAAGTCAACGGCAAGATCACCCAGGACGGCTCCACCAGCGATATGATCTTCGACGTTCCCTTTCTGGTGGAATACCTGAGCAAGATCATGACCCTGAACCCGGGTGACATGATCGCCACCGGTACCCCCCACGGTGTGGTCGACATGCAGCCCGGCGACACCGTGATCTGCACCATCGAAAACATCTGCTCACTGGAGACACGCATCGTCTCCGAAAAAGAGTACTTCGGCGACAAATACTGA
- the hpaE gene encoding 5-carboxymethyl-2-hydroxymuconate semialdehyde dehydrogenase: MSETQATNLERAQRYLERFRNNTTGHYINGEFTLGNGGKEYDNITPTDNTPIGKVMAGSTDDMDAACKAAEDAFEAWAATPGAERKRLLNKFADRLVERADEIALVEAMDCGQAIRFMKKAAERGAANFRFFADKAPEAQDGLALQQPEHTNFTIRKAIGPVGIITPWNTPFMLSTWKIAPALAAGCTVVHKPAELTPLSAHILAEIANETLPKGVWNMVNGFGESVGKCMTEHPAIKAVALVGESATGSHVMRQGADTLKRMHFELGGKNPVIVFDDADFDRALDAVVFMIYSLNGQRCTSSSRLLIQSGIRDKFMAALEQRVRNLKVGHPLDPNTEVGPLVHKEHYDKVLSYFDIAREDGANIAVGGQRITEANGDLDPAGNYLEPTLFTEASSRMRIAQEEIFGPVLTTITFDTEEEAIAIANDTEYGLSGYIWTENTGRAMRMARHVEAGMLWVNSENSRNLPSPFGGTKMSGIGRDGGDWSFDFYMETKNVCIAHGTHRVPQLGKG, encoded by the coding sequence ATGAGTGAAACACAAGCGACCAACCTGGAACGTGCCCAACGCTACCTGGAGCGCTTCAGAAACAACACCACCGGCCATTACATCAACGGTGAGTTCACCCTGGGTAACGGCGGCAAGGAATACGACAACATCACGCCGACCGACAATACCCCCATCGGTAAGGTCATGGCCGGGTCAACCGACGATATGGATGCCGCCTGCAAGGCTGCCGAAGATGCCTTTGAAGCCTGGGCCGCCACACCGGGCGCCGAGCGCAAGCGACTCCTCAACAAATTCGCCGACCGCCTGGTCGAGCGTGCTGACGAAATCGCCCTGGTCGAGGCCATGGACTGCGGCCAGGCCATCCGTTTCATGAAAAAGGCTGCCGAGCGCGGCGCCGCCAATTTCCGCTTCTTTGCTGACAAGGCGCCGGAAGCCCAGGATGGCCTCGCCCTCCAGCAACCGGAACATACCAACTTTACGATCCGAAAGGCGATTGGTCCGGTGGGCATCATCACGCCCTGGAATACGCCGTTCATGCTGTCTACCTGGAAAATCGCTCCGGCTCTGGCGGCAGGCTGTACCGTTGTCCACAAGCCGGCCGAACTGACCCCGCTGAGTGCGCATATCCTCGCCGAGATCGCCAATGAAACCCTGCCCAAAGGCGTCTGGAACATGGTCAATGGCTTCGGCGAGAGCGTCGGCAAATGTATGACCGAACATCCCGCAATCAAGGCTGTGGCGCTGGTGGGAGAATCCGCCACTGGTTCCCACGTCATGCGCCAGGGTGCCGATACCCTTAAACGCATGCATTTCGAACTGGGTGGAAAGAACCCGGTCATTGTGTTTGATGACGCCGACTTCGATCGAGCGCTGGACGCAGTTGTGTTCATGATCTACAGCCTCAACGGCCAGCGCTGTACGTCTTCTAGCCGATTGCTGATCCAGAGTGGCATTCGTGACAAGTTCATGGCCGCATTGGAGCAGCGGGTTCGCAACCTTAAGGTTGGCCACCCGCTGGACCCGAACACGGAAGTCGGTCCGCTGGTACACAAAGAGCACTACGACAAGGTGCTGAGCTATTTCGACATCGCCAGAGAAGATGGCGCCAACATCGCCGTGGGTGGCCAGCGCATCACCGAGGCGAACGGTGATCTGGATCCGGCCGGCAACTACCTGGAGCCGACCCTGTTCACCGAAGCCAGCAGCAGGATGCGCATCGCGCAGGAAGAGATTTTCGGGCCGGTGCTGACCACCATCACCTTCGACACCGAAGAGGAAGCGATCGCAATCGCCAACGATACGGAATACGGCCTGTCAGGGTACATCTGGACCGAAAATACCGGTCGGGCCATGCGCATGGCCCGGCATGTCGAGGCTGGCATGTTGTGGGTGAACTCCGAGAACAGCCGCAACCTGCCCTCCCCGTTCGGCGGTACCAAGATGTCCGGCATCGGCCGTGACGGCGGCGACTGGAGCTTCGACTTCTACATGGAAACCAAGAACGTCTGCATCGCGCACGGTACTCACCGGGTACCACAGCTTGGCAAGGGCTGA